The region TAGATCCTGCCACCTACCGGCGGATGAAGGATGCCATCGTCGAGGCGATCCGTCGTGAGGGGCCGTTCGACGGCTTCTTCTTCGACATCCACGGCGCCATGAGTGTGCAGGGGATGCAGGACGCAGAGGGCGACCTCGCGGACGCGGTGCGCGAGGCGCTCGGTTCCGACACGCTGATCTCGACATCGATGGACCTGCACGGCAACGTGTCCGAGGTGCTGCGCGACCAGGTCGACCTGCTGACCTGCTACCGCATGGCGCCCCACGAGGACTGGCTCAACACCAAGGAGCGCGCCGTGTGGAATCTGCTCGCGCGACTGCGCGGCGAGCACGGCGCCGACCCGGTGCGCCGTCGTCCGCTCAAGGCGTGGGTGCCCGTGCCTGTCCTGCTCCCAGGAGAGAAGACGTCGACGCGCCTCGAGCCGGCGCAGAGCATCTATGCCGAGCTGCCCGCGATCGAGGCGATGGAAGGTGTGGTCGACGCCTCCGTGTGGATCGGCTACGCGTGGGCCGATGAGCCGCGCTGCCAGGCCTACGTGGTCGTGACGGGAGACGACGGGCCGCTGATCGCCGGCGAGGCGGAGCGCGTCGCGCGGATGTTCTGGGCCGCGCGCGAGGACTTCGTCTTCGTGGCACCGACCGCCACACTCGACGGGGCGCTGAGGAAAGCACTCGCACCGGACGCCGCCCGCCCTTATCTCATCTCCGACTCCGGTGACAATCCGACCGCGGGCGGTGCCGGCGACGTCACCTGGACGCTGGGAGAACTGCTCGCCCGCCCGGAGCTCACCGACCGATCGCGCACGACCCTGGTCGCCTCCATCTTCGACGCGGGCGCCGTCGCCGTCGCCGTCGCTGCCGGAGTGGGCTCGACCGTCACCTTGACGGCGGGCGCGCGCGTCGATGCCGGGCCTCGGGGCCCGCTGACCATCACGGGCGAGATCTTCTCGATCACGCATGGAGATCCGGATGCAGGCACCCAGGTCGTCATCGCAGTGGGCGGCGTGCACGCGATCATCACAGAACGTCGCAAGCCGTTCCATCACCTAGAGGACTTCAGGATGCTGGGGCTGGATCCTGAGGCCGCGGACATCGTCGTGGTGAAGATCGGCTACCTCGAGCCGGAGTTGTACGAGCTCGCCGCCGACTGGACGCTCGCCCTCACCCCTGGCGGCGTCGATCAGGACCTCCTGCGGCTCGGCCACCATCACCTGCAGCCGGGAGTGTTCCCCTTCGACACCGACGGCGACCCAGCGCTCACCGCCCACGTGAGCCGACGAGAGGAGAGCCCCGCATGCTGAACTTCGAGACACGCATCGGCCCCGACCTCGGCGCCCATGCTCCCCGCTACCCGCAGAACGGGGTGCCTGACTGGTATCGCGACGCCAAGCTCGGTTTCTTCGTGCACTGGGGCCTCTACTCCGTGCCCGCATGGGCGGTGCAGCATGGCGAAGGCGTCAACATCCCCGCAGAGGACGCGTATGCCTGGCATCAGTACGCCGAGTGGTACGGGAACACCGTGAGGATCGCGGGGAGCCCCACCTGGGAGCGGCACCAGCGGGTCTATGGCGCAGGCACCTCCTACGAGGACCTCGCGGAACTCTGGGATGCCTCGGCCTTCGATGCCGACGCCTTCGTCGATGAGCTCGTCGGCGCCGGAGCCCGATACATCATCCCCACCACGAAGCACCACGAGGGCTTCTGCCTCTGGGGCACCGGGACGACCGGGTTCAACGCGGTCGCCCGCGGTCCGCGTCGCGATCTCATCCGCGAGTTCCATGACGCCACGCGCAGAGCGGGAGCGCGGTTCGGCGTCTACTATTCGGGGGCGCTCGACTGGCACGTCAGCGACTTCCCGCCGATCGAGTCCGACACCGACCTGTTCCGCTTCCGGCGCAACGACGAGCACTTCTCGCGCTACTCGGCGTCGCAGCTCGATGAGCTCATCGAGCGCTTCTCGCCGGACGTGCTCTGGAACGACATCGAATGGCCGGACGGCGGCAAGGGCGACGACCCGTTCGCCGTGGCCGCACTGCTGAAGCGGTACTTCGAGTCCGTGCCTGACGGCGTCGTCAACGACCGCTGGGGCGTGCCCTACCACGGCTTCCTCACGCGCGAGTACCGGGACATCCCCGACATCCTCGATCAGCCGTGGGAGTCGACGCGCGGCCTTGGCTACTCGTTCGGATTCAATCAGGCGGAGGACGCCCGGCACTCGCTCTCGGGCGATGAGCTGATCCGCATGCTGGTCGACGTGGTCTCGAAGAACGGCAATCTCCTCATCAACGTGGGTCCGGCCGCCGACGGCTCGATCCCCGAACTGCAGCTCGCAGCGATGCGAATGATGGGCTCCTGGCTCCGCCAGAACGGCGACGCCGTATACGGCACGCGGCCGTGGATCCGATTCGGCGAGCCGCTCGCACCGGTTCGCTACACGTCATCGGCAGCCGGCGTGCACGTGCACGCCATGGATCCTGCGGGCGGCGAGGTGACGCTGCCCCCTGAACTGGCCGGGAGGGACGTGCGCTGGGCTGACGGATCCCGCGCCCGGGTCGCGACCGGCGTGAGCGGCGTCTCGATTCTCGAGATCCCGGACGCGCTCCGCGGCGATGCGGTCGCGGTGGCGACGGCGTCATGAGCGCGAGGACTGCCCTCGAGGTCGCCGTGCAGGATGCCGCCGGCGCACGTACGGCGTTCGACGCCGGCGCGGACCGCGTCGAGCTATGCCAGGCGCTCGCGGGTACGGGCGGATTGACCCCGTCGGCCGGAACGATCGAGGCGGTGCTGCGGATCGCAGACGCTCCCGAGCGAGTCGCCGTGCTCGTGAGGCCGCGACCGGGCGGATTCGTCTACGACGCGGAGGAGGTCGCACTGGTCGCCGCGGATGTCCGCGACGCCGTGCGTCGCGGCGCCGGTGGCGTGGTCGTCGGCGCGCTCACGCACAGGGGCGCCGTCGATGAGGAGGCGATGCGGCGCTGGACGGATGCTGCAGATGGCGCGGACGTCGTGTTCCATCGGGCCATCGATGTGCTGCCCGCGCCTCTGGGCGCGATCGATCAGCTGATCGGTCTCGGCGTGCGCCGGGTGCTCACCAGCGGCGGCGCCGCGCGAAGCATCGACGGTCTCGCCACCATCGCGGGGATCGCTCGGGGGTCTGCGGGGCGTATCCAGGTCATGGCCGGCGGTGGAGTACGCCCTCGCGACATCCCCGACCTCGTGCGCGGAGGAGCACACGCCGTCCATCTGTCAGCGCGCACCTCGTCATCGGATGCTATGCCTGCAGGACCCGGCGGTGGTGCCGCCGGGTACGACGTCACCGATGTCGCGATCGTCCGCGCTGCGCGCGCGGCGCTGAACGGCGTTCTCGCGCTCCGCTAGCGGAGCGCGAGAACGGCCCTGACTACTCGCTGGCCGGGGCATCCTCGATCTCGATCGGCGCCTCGCCATCGGCCCACTGGGGAGCAGGCAGCGTCACCGTCTGGCCGCCCTGGATCTGACGAAGGGCATCGGCGATCTCGTCGGAGTTGGACGGAACCGGGAGTCCGCACTTCTCGAGCTCGGACGCGAACCTCAGCGTGAGGCGCTCCTTGCCTGCCTCGACGGCTTCGGCAGTGGTCCCGTACTTGATCTCGCTGCCGGTCTGGATGTCGGATACCGAGTCGCACACGTGGTAGACCTTGCCCCCGTCGACCCAGGTCACGGCGTCCTCGCCGAGCAGCTGGATGACCGTCGACTGGTCGGCCGTGTACTTCTCGACGGACGGCGGGTTGAAGTCGATGCCCACGATCGTCGCGATCACGGCGAGCACGATGCCGAGGGCCCCGGCGATCGTCTTCTGGCCCTTGTCCATGTCCTTGTTCAGGAAGATCAGGATGATCAGCGGCAGGAACGCCAGGATCGCGATGATCGCGCCGAGCTGGTTCTGGACGAAGAAGCGCACGGCGTCGGACCTCTTCGCAGGATCGAGTCGGTTCGCCTTCTTCCACAGGATGGATCCGGTGATCGCCAGCGCCGCGATGACCACGAGCAGCACGAGCAGGGTGATGAAGGCCCACTGCGGGAACGTGGCGTCCGCTCCGCCCTCGACGAGCAGGCCCGTCTCGGGGTCGCGCATCAGCTCGCCATCGCCGCCGGTGACCTCGCGCTGACGCAGCAGCCAGAAGATCGCGACGGCCTCTGCCGCGATGGCCAGCGCCCACAGGACCGCAGCGATCCACCGCAGCGTCGTCGACTTCCTCTTCGCCTCGGCGGTCGGCACCCACGTGCGCTCGCTCATGCCGCGCCCGTCACCGGGCTCGGCGACCGGCCTGCTGTTCTCTGCCACTTTTTCCTCCCCAGGAGCTGTCGACCTGAGCATAGTGGAACGCCTGCCACCGCTCGGGGACCCGTCAGACGCGCGCCCGCTCCTCCTGCTCGATCTCGAGTGGTCCGGTCAACGCGGGCGGTGCCGCGCGGAACAGCCGCGTGCGCCAGAGCAGATAGGCGAAGCCGAGCGCGGTCCAGATCGCGCCGATCAGCATGGCGCTCGGCTCGAGGCTGAACCAGAGCATGACGTTGATCGCCGCGCCGAGCGCGGGCACCACGACCCAGCCGATCACGCCCCTCTTCGCACGATCGTGGCGGAACCGCAGCCACGTGGCGATCACCGACAGGTTGACGAAGGTGAACGCGACGAAGGCGCCGAAGTTGATGAGCGACGCGGCTTGGAACAGATCGAGGAAGACGGCGGTGGCCGCCAGGAGCCCGATGATGATCAGGTTCGCCGACGGCACGCCCTTGTCGTTGAGACGTGCGAACAGCCGACGCGGGAGCACGTCGTCTCGTCCCATCGCATAGAGCAGCCTCGCCGCCGACATCTGCTGGGTGATGCCGCATCCGAGGACCGCCACCATGTAGCCGCCGATGAACAGCGCCTGGAACAGTGCGCCGCCGATGTATTTCGCCATTTCGGGCGATGCGCCGACGATGTCGCCGACGAGTGTCACATCGGGGAACAGCACCTGCATCACGTAGGTGACCGACACGAAGAAGACACCGGCGGCGGCAACGATGAGGAAGATCGCCCGCGGGATGTCCCGACGCGGATCGCGCGCCTCTTCCGACATCGTCGTGACGGCGTCGAACCCGAGGAAGGAGAGGGCGAGGATCGCCGCGCCCGAGGCGACGCCGCTGAACTGCTCTGGGGTGGCGAGGAAAGGAGCAAAGGAGAACGCGGCGCCGTTCGCGCCGTCGAGGATGCTCTTCACGGTCAGGACGACGAACGCCACGGCCGTGACGATCTGGATGACGACGAGTGCGGTGTTGACCTGTGCGGCGAGTCGCACGCCCGCCAGATTGACGCCGGTGCAGATGACGATCGTGCCGAGGATCCACACCCAGGCGGGTACATCGGGGAAGGCGACGGTCATGTAGATCGACGAGAGCAGTGCATTGATCATGGGAAGCAGGAGGTAGTCGAGGGTGGCGGCCCAGCCGACGATGAAGCCCAGGTGCGGGTTGATCGACTCTCTGGTGTACGTGTACGCCGAGCCGGCACGCGGATAGATGCGCACCATCCTGCTGTACGCCCATGCGGTAATCGCCACCGCGACGAAGATCAGCAGATACGACAGGGGCACGCGCCCCTCAGATACCTCCGCGACGATGCCGAAGGTGTCGAACACGGCCATCGGCGCCATGTAGGCCAGGCCGAGGAACACGATCTGAGTGAGCGACAGTGAGCGCCGGAGGCCGGGCGCCGTGCTCGGTGACGATACGGGTGAGGTGGACATCAACGGATCCTTTCTCCGACGGCTTCGGCGGAGCAGTGCGGCGACGATTCGCCGGGGTGAGGGAGGGAGGGGCGGTCCCCGGCGCGGTCTGTCTCGTGGACGACGGTGCCGGCGACGACGGTCAATGCAGCGTGCTGATCGAGGAGGGCGGCGGGGTCCGCCTCATGGCGGTAGAGGTCGTCGCTCCAGGCGACGACGTCGGCGGACGCTCCGACGCGGATCACGCCGAGGTCGCCATCCGCATGCCATGCCCAGGCGCCTTCGCGGGTGTACCCGCGGAGCGCATCGTCGAGGCCGATGCGCTCAGAAGCGGTCCAGCCGTCTCCGCCCTGCAGCCCGGCTCGGGTCAGCGCGGAGTAGAAGCCGACCCGGGGGTCCATCTCGCCGACCTGCCAGTCACTCGACAGCGCCACATGCGCCCCGTCGTCCATGAGCGAGCGAATGCGCCACGCGCGGTCCCAGCGCTCCTCGCCCACGTTCTCCATCCACGTGCCGGCGACGAGGTCGGGGGAGCAGTGTCGCGGCTGCATGGCTGCGGTGACGCCGAGCTGTGCGAAGCGCGGCAGGTCGTCGGGGTGCAGGCATTCGACATGCACGATGCCGTGCCGTCGGTCATGTGTGCCGTTGACGCGGGCTGCCTGCTCGATGGCGTCGAGCGCGAGACGGACGCCGCCGTCTCCCGTGGCATGGGTGTGGGTCTGGAAGCCCATGGCGTCCAGCTCGGTCACGATCCGCGTCAGCTCTCCTACGGCGGCGCTCGGATGGCCCCGGTGGCCGGGCCGGTTGGCGTAGTCGTCGAGCATCCACGCGGTGTGCGGCTCGATCACGTCGTCGGCGTAGAGCTTCAGAGGTCCGAATCTGAGCAGCGGATGCTCGGCAACCGAGTCCACCGCCTCGCGCAGTCGTGCGCGGAATGACGCGTCGGCGTCGATCGGGTGGAACAGGGCCGCGATGACGCGCGAACTCAGTCGGCCCTCGTCGCGCGCGCGGAGCATGAGGTCCATCTCGGCGAGGGGGACCTGGGGCTCGACGGCGGTGGTGATCCCGGTCGCGGTCGCCATGCGCAGACTCGAGAGCATCCGGCGGTACCGGCGGTCGGGGGAGTAAAGAGGGATGTCTCTGCGCAGGGCATCGAGGCCCGCTGTGGTCATAGCACTCGTGTAGAAGTCGGTCACCCATCCGGTGGGCCGGCCCTCACTGTTCAGCTCAGGGCGGCCCCACGCGATCTGTCCGCCGTCGGCGATTCCCAGCACGCGCAGTGCGACGTCGTTGAGCCAGACCGAATGCTGGTCGTAGGTCGTGACGAACACGGGCCGGTCGGTGATGCCCGCGAGGTCAGCCGAATCGGGACGGCGTCCGGAGACGATCGAGTACACGGCGTTCTCTCCGCACACCCAATCCAGATCCGGGCGGGCGTCCGCGAGGCCCGTGAGCCTTCGCCGGACCTCGGCGAGGGTGTCGGCGCCCTCGAGGCTCACCGCGTCCT is a window of Microbacterium esteraromaticum DNA encoding:
- a CDS encoding M81 family metallopeptidase codes for the protein MGPLPELAEGGLAAPRIGIAGISIESSTFSPHVSGDEAFTIRTGADLIAYYPFLDEGRELREAATWVPLYHGRSLPGGAVDPATYRRMKDAIVEAIRREGPFDGFFFDIHGAMSVQGMQDAEGDLADAVREALGSDTLISTSMDLHGNVSEVLRDQVDLLTCYRMAPHEDWLNTKERAVWNLLARLRGEHGADPVRRRPLKAWVPVPVLLPGEKTSTRLEPAQSIYAELPAIEAMEGVVDASVWIGYAWADEPRCQAYVVVTGDDGPLIAGEAERVARMFWAAREDFVFVAPTATLDGALRKALAPDAARPYLISDSGDNPTAGGAGDVTWTLGELLARPELTDRSRTTLVASIFDAGAVAVAVAAGVGSTVTLTAGARVDAGPRGPLTITGEIFSITHGDPDAGTQVVIAVGGVHAIITERRKPFHHLEDFRMLGLDPEAADIVVVKIGYLEPELYELAADWTLALTPGGVDQDLLRLGHHHLQPGVFPFDTDGDPALTAHVSRREESPAC
- a CDS encoding alpha-L-fucosidase, whose translation is MLNFETRIGPDLGAHAPRYPQNGVPDWYRDAKLGFFVHWGLYSVPAWAVQHGEGVNIPAEDAYAWHQYAEWYGNTVRIAGSPTWERHQRVYGAGTSYEDLAELWDASAFDADAFVDELVGAGARYIIPTTKHHEGFCLWGTGTTGFNAVARGPRRDLIREFHDATRRAGARFGVYYSGALDWHVSDFPPIESDTDLFRFRRNDEHFSRYSASQLDELIERFSPDVLWNDIEWPDGGKGDDPFAVAALLKRYFESVPDGVVNDRWGVPYHGFLTREYRDIPDILDQPWESTRGLGYSFGFNQAEDARHSLSGDELIRMLVDVVSKNGNLLINVGPAADGSIPELQLAAMRMMGSWLRQNGDAVYGTRPWIRFGEPLAPVRYTSSAAGVHVHAMDPAGGEVTLPPELAGRDVRWADGSRARVATGVSGVSILEIPDALRGDAVAVATAS
- a CDS encoding copper homeostasis protein CutC is translated as MSARTALEVAVQDAAGARTAFDAGADRVELCQALAGTGGLTPSAGTIEAVLRIADAPERVAVLVRPRPGGFVYDAEEVALVAADVRDAVRRGAGGVVVGALTHRGAVDEEAMRRWTDAADGADVVFHRAIDVLPAPLGAIDQLIGLGVRRVLTSGGAARSIDGLATIAGIARGSAGRIQVMAGGGVRPRDIPDLVRGGAHAVHLSARTSSSDAMPAGPGGGAAGYDVTDVAIVRAARAALNGVLALR
- a CDS encoding APC family permease, whose amino-acid sequence is MSTSPVSSPSTAPGLRRSLSLTQIVFLGLAYMAPMAVFDTFGIVAEVSEGRVPLSYLLIFVAVAITAWAYSRMVRIYPRAGSAYTYTRESINPHLGFIVGWAATLDYLLLPMINALLSSIYMTVAFPDVPAWVWILGTIVICTGVNLAGVRLAAQVNTALVVIQIVTAVAFVVLTVKSILDGANGAAFSFAPFLATPEQFSGVASGAAILALSFLGFDAVTTMSEEARDPRRDIPRAIFLIVAAAGVFFVSVTYVMQVLFPDVTLVGDIVGASPEMAKYIGGALFQALFIGGYMVAVLGCGITQQMSAARLLYAMGRDDVLPRRLFARLNDKGVPSANLIIIGLLAATAVFLDLFQAASLINFGAFVAFTFVNLSVIATWLRFRHDRAKRGVIGWVVVPALGAAINVMLWFSLEPSAMLIGAIWTALGFAYLLWRTRLFRAAPPALTGPLEIEQEERARV
- a CDS encoding amidohydrolase translates to MTDLLLTDATVRTFDPAQPWAEAVGITAGRITYVGSTADAPPAREVRDLNGALVTPGIIDSHNHLLLGFDEDAVSLEGADTLAEVRRRLTGLADARPDLDWVCGENAVYSIVSGRRPDSADLAGITDRPVFVTTYDQHSVWLNDVALRVLGIADGGQIAWGRPELNSEGRPTGWVTDFYTSAMTTAGLDALRRDIPLYSPDRRYRRMLSSLRMATATGITTAVEPQVPLAEMDLMLRARDEGRLSSRVIAALFHPIDADASFRARLREAVDSVAEHPLLRFGPLKLYADDVIEPHTAWMLDDYANRPGHRGHPSAAVGELTRIVTELDAMGFQTHTHATGDGGVRLALDAIEQAARVNGTHDRRHGIVHVECLHPDDLPRFAQLGVTAAMQPRHCSPDLVAGTWMENVGEERWDRAWRIRSLMDDGAHVALSSDWQVGEMDPRVGFYSALTRAGLQGGDGWTASERIGLDDALRGYTREGAWAWHADGDLGVIRVGASADVVAWSDDLYRHEADPAALLDQHAALTVVAGTVVHETDRAGDRPSLPHPGESSPHCSAEAVGERIR